Proteins from a single region of Streptomyces glaucescens:
- a CDS encoding HAD hydrolase-like protein — translation MSQGVRMRPAGSGRVLSEAYDTALLDLDGVVYAGGNAISHAVDSLATARDGGMHLAYVTNNALRTPDAVAAHLTELGIPTQASDVITSAQAVARLVAEQVPAGARVLVVGGEGLRVALRERGLVPVESAEDEPAAVVQGYGGPELPWGRFAEACYAIARGVPWFASNTDLTIPGARGIAPGNGAAVEVVRIATGAEPTVAGKPLPPMHRETILRTGAERPLVVGDRLDTDIEGAFNGGVDSLLVLTGVTDGARLLAAEPRHRPTYVDADLRGLLAGQPEVVEAGDGFRCGGWTATAGGERLELSGDGAALDGLRALCAAAWTAGGEGACELDGGKALARLGL, via the coding sequence ATGAGCCAGGGCGTCAGGATGAGGCCCGCGGGCAGTGGGCGGGTGCTGAGCGAGGCGTACGACACGGCGCTGCTCGACCTGGACGGAGTGGTGTACGCGGGCGGCAACGCGATCTCGCACGCGGTCGATTCGCTGGCGACCGCGCGGGACGGCGGGATGCACTTGGCGTACGTCACGAACAACGCGCTGCGTACACCGGACGCGGTGGCCGCGCACCTGACGGAGCTGGGGATACCCACGCAGGCGTCCGACGTCATCACCTCCGCGCAGGCGGTGGCGCGGCTGGTCGCCGAGCAGGTGCCGGCGGGGGCGCGGGTGCTCGTGGTCGGCGGGGAGGGGCTGCGGGTGGCGCTGCGCGAGCGCGGGCTCGTCCCGGTGGAGTCGGCGGAGGACGAGCCGGCGGCGGTGGTGCAGGGGTACGGGGGGCCGGAGTTGCCGTGGGGGCGGTTCGCCGAGGCCTGCTACGCCATCGCGCGCGGGGTGCCGTGGTTCGCGTCCAACACCGATCTGACGATCCCCGGTGCCCGGGGCATCGCGCCGGGGAACGGGGCCGCGGTGGAGGTGGTGCGGATCGCGACCGGTGCCGAGCCGACGGTGGCGGGCAAGCCGCTGCCGCCGATGCACCGCGAGACGATCCTGCGGACCGGGGCCGAGCGGCCGCTGGTGGTGGGGGACCGGCTGGACACGGACATCGAGGGGGCGTTCAACGGGGGCGTCGACTCGCTGCTGGTGCTGACCGGGGTGACGGACGGGGCGCGGCTGCTGGCCGCGGAGCCCCGGCACCGGCCGACGTATGTGGACGCGGACCTGCGGGGGCTGCTGGCGGGGCAGCCGGAGGTCGTCGAGGCCGGGGACGGTTTCCGGTGCGGGGGGTGGACGGCCACGGCGGGCGGCGAGCGGCTGGAGCTGAGCGGGGACGGTGCGGCGCTGGACGGGCTGCGGGCGTTGTGCGCCGCCGCGTGGACCGCGGGCGGGGAGGGTGCCTGCGAGCTGGACGGGGGGAAGGCGCTGGCGCGGCTGGGTCTGTGA
- a CDS encoding NAD kinase codes for MTSNRARTVFLLAHTGRPAAVRSAELVVKGLLRSGIGVRVLEDEARDLPLPDEVVLVKEATPQCLDGCELLIVLGGDGTLLRGAEFARASGVPMLGVNLGRVGFLAEAERDDLDKVVDRVVTRAYEVEERMTVDVVVHSNGDIVHTDWALNEAAVQKAGAEKLLEVVLEIDGRPVTGFGCDGIVLSTPTGSTAYAFSAGGPVVWPEVEALLMVPISAHALFAKPLVTSPDSVLAVEVLPHIPPGVLWCDGRRTVELPPGARVEVRRGAVPVRLARLHHASFTDRLVAKFALPVSGWRGAPH; via the coding sequence TTGACATCGAACCGAGCTCGTACTGTTTTCCTGCTGGCCCACACCGGGCGTCCGGCAGCCGTTCGCAGCGCCGAGCTCGTGGTGAAGGGGCTCCTGAGGTCCGGGATCGGGGTGCGGGTCCTGGAGGACGAGGCCCGCGACCTGCCGCTGCCCGACGAGGTGGTGCTGGTCAAGGAGGCGACCCCGCAGTGCCTCGACGGGTGCGAGCTGCTGATCGTGCTCGGCGGGGACGGCACGCTGCTGCGCGGGGCGGAGTTCGCCCGGGCGTCCGGGGTGCCGATGCTCGGCGTGAACCTGGGGCGGGTCGGGTTCCTCGCGGAGGCCGAGCGGGACGACTTGGACAAGGTCGTCGACCGGGTGGTGACCCGGGCGTACGAGGTCGAGGAACGGATGACCGTCGACGTCGTCGTGCACAGCAACGGCGACATCGTGCACACCGACTGGGCGCTCAACGAGGCGGCCGTGCAGAAGGCCGGCGCGGAGAAGCTGCTGGAAGTCGTGCTGGAGATCGACGGGCGGCCGGTGACGGGGTTCGGGTGCGACGGCATCGTGCTGTCCACGCCGACCGGGTCGACGGCCTACGCGTTCTCCGCGGGCGGCCCCGTGGTCTGGCCCGAGGTGGAGGCGCTGCTGATGGTGCCGATCAGCGCCCACGCGCTGTTCGCGAAGCCGCTGGTGACCTCACCGGATTCCGTGCTCGCGGTGGAGGTGCTGCCGCACATCCCGCCGGGCGTGCTGTGGTGCGACGGGCGGCGGACCGTCGAGCTGCCGCCGGGGGCACGGGTGGAGGTACGGCGGGGAGCGGTGCCGGTGCGGCTCGCCCGGCTGCATCACGCCTCGTTCACGGACCGGCTGGTGGCGAAGTTCGCACTGCCGGTGTCGGGGTGGCGGGGCGCGCCTCACTAG
- a CDS encoding DNA-3-methyladenine glycosylase — translation MIATPDRTPLPREFFDRPVLEVAPELLGRILVRTTPDGPIALRLTEVEAYDGQNDPGSHAYRGRTPRNAVMFGAPGHVYVYFTYGMWHCMNLVCGPEGRAAAVLLRAGEIIEGAELARTRRLSARNDKELAKGPARLATALDVDRAQDGVDACTAGDTPLRMLTGTPVPSDQVRNGPRTGVSGEGAVHPWRFWVADDPTVSPYRAHVPRRRRT, via the coding sequence ATGATCGCGACCCCCGACCGTACGCCCCTGCCCCGAGAGTTCTTCGACCGACCCGTCCTCGAGGTCGCCCCGGAACTCCTGGGACGCATCCTCGTACGCACCACCCCGGACGGTCCGATCGCCCTGCGCCTGACCGAGGTCGAGGCCTACGACGGCCAGAACGACCCGGGTTCCCACGCCTACCGGGGCCGCACCCCCCGCAACGCCGTGATGTTCGGCGCGCCCGGCCACGTGTACGTCTACTTCACCTACGGCATGTGGCACTGCATGAACCTCGTGTGCGGACCGGAAGGCCGAGCCGCCGCCGTGCTGCTCCGCGCGGGGGAGATCATCGAGGGTGCCGAGCTGGCGCGCACCCGTCGACTCTCGGCCCGGAACGACAAGGAACTGGCCAAAGGCCCGGCCCGCCTGGCCACGGCCCTCGACGTGGACCGCGCCCAGGACGGCGTCGACGCCTGCACCGCCGGCGACACCCCGCTTCGCATGCTGACCGGCACGCCCGTCCCCTCCGACCAGGTACGCAACGGTCCGCGCACCGGGGTCTCCGGAGAGGGCGCCGTGCACCCCTGGCGCTTCTGGGTCGCCGACGACCCGACCGTGAGCCCCTACCGGGCCCATGTCCCCCGCCGGCGACGCACTTGA
- a CDS encoding FecCD family ABC transporter permease produces MLVESPPEPRAAAAPAPPNRRAVRAVGLLVSVGILVAVALASIAIGARGLSLEQVWHGLFEASGTYGDTVVADRLSRTLLGLLAGAALGLAGAVLQALTRNPLADPGLLGINAGASAAVVTAITFLGVTSLSGYVWFAFCGAAAVGALVWFLGGSRGATPVRLALAGTAISAALYGYLQAVMILDEAALGRMRFWTVGSLTSATGETIVQVLPFMAAGMVLALSLARPLNAMAMGDDTAKALGADLNRTRALAMLAATVLCGAATAACGPIVFVGLMVPHVVRSFTGPDLRWILPYATVLSPVLLLGADVVGRVVARPAELQVGIVTAILGGPVFIFLVRRRRTAQL; encoded by the coding sequence GTGTTGGTAGAAAGCCCTCCCGAGCCGCGCGCGGCGGCCGCTCCCGCGCCCCCGAACCGCCGGGCGGTACGGGCCGTCGGGCTGCTCGTCTCCGTGGGGATCCTGGTGGCCGTCGCGCTGGCGAGCATCGCGATCGGTGCCCGCGGGCTCTCCCTGGAGCAGGTCTGGCACGGCCTGTTCGAGGCCTCGGGGACGTACGGGGACACCGTCGTCGCGGACCGGTTGTCCAGGACCCTGCTGGGGCTGCTCGCCGGAGCGGCGCTCGGCCTCGCCGGTGCCGTGCTCCAGGCGCTGACCCGCAATCCGCTGGCCGACCCCGGGCTGCTCGGCATCAACGCGGGTGCCTCCGCCGCCGTCGTCACCGCCATCACCTTCCTCGGCGTCACCAGCCTGAGCGGCTATGTGTGGTTCGCGTTCTGCGGGGCCGCGGCGGTGGGCGCGCTGGTCTGGTTCCTGGGCGGCAGCCGGGGTGCCACGCCGGTGCGGCTGGCGCTGGCCGGTACCGCGATCAGTGCCGCGCTCTACGGCTACCTCCAGGCCGTGATGATCCTGGACGAGGCGGCGCTGGGCCGGATGCGGTTCTGGACGGTGGGGTCGCTGACCTCGGCGACCGGCGAGACCATCGTGCAGGTGCTGCCGTTCATGGCGGCCGGCATGGTGCTCGCGCTGTCCCTGGCCCGGCCGCTGAACGCCATGGCCATGGGGGACGACACCGCCAAGGCCCTGGGCGCCGACCTGAACAGGACCCGGGCGCTGGCCATGCTCGCCGCGACCGTGCTGTGCGGGGCGGCGACCGCCGCCTGCGGGCCGATCGTGTTCGTCGGGCTGATGGTGCCGCATGTGGTGCGCTCCTTCACCGGCCCGGACCTGCGCTGGATCCTGCCGTACGCGACCGTTCTGTCGCCGGTGCTGCTGCTCGGTGCCGATGTCGTCGGCCGCGTCGTGGCCCGGCCCGCGGAGCTCCAGGTCGGCATCGTCACGGCGATCCTCGGCGGCCCGGTCTTCATCTTTCTGGTACGACGGCGGAGGACGGCCCAGCTGTGA
- the recN gene encoding DNA repair protein RecN, giving the protein MVLSVLEEMRIRSLGVIDDAVVELSPGFTAVTGETGAGKTMVVTSLGLLLGGRADPALVRIGAEKAVVEGRIALPADASVAVRAEEAGAELDDGALLISRTVSAEGRSRAHLGGRSVPVGLLAELADELVAVHGQTDQQGLLKLSRQRQALDRYAGDAVAVPLAKYGEAYRRLRAVSAELDEITTRARERAQEADMLRYGLDEIAAVEPRPGEDTELAEEAERLGHAEALASAAAAAHAALAGNPEDPEGVDASTLVAGAHRALEAVRSHDPALAALAERIGEIGILLGDVAGELAGYADDLDADPLRLTAVEERRAALNALTRKYGEDVAEVLAWAERGAARLTELQGDDTRIEELTAERDALRAELGGLAQALSDARAEAAERFAAAVTAELASLAMPHARVSFAIRQTEDPEGVEVGGRTVAYGPSGVDEVELLLAPHPGAPARPIAKGASGGELSRVMLAVEVVFAGTDPVPTYLFDEVDAGVGGKAAVEIGRRLARLARTAQVVVVTHLPQVAAFADRQLLVEKTNDGSVTRSGVKVLEGEERIRELSRMLAGQEDSETARAHAEELLAAARADAG; this is encoded by the coding sequence ATGGTCTTGTCCGTGTTGGAGGAGATGCGGATACGGTCGCTCGGAGTCATCGACGACGCCGTGGTCGAGCTGTCGCCAGGGTTCACCGCCGTCACCGGCGAGACGGGCGCGGGCAAGACCATGGTGGTCACCAGCCTGGGCCTGCTGCTCGGTGGGCGGGCGGACCCGGCGCTGGTGCGGATCGGTGCCGAGAAGGCGGTCGTCGAGGGGCGGATCGCGCTGCCGGCGGACGCCTCCGTGGCCGTACGGGCCGAGGAGGCCGGGGCCGAGCTGGACGACGGGGCGCTGCTGATCAGCCGTACCGTTTCCGCCGAGGGGCGCTCGCGGGCGCATCTCGGCGGACGGTCCGTGCCGGTGGGGCTGCTGGCCGAGCTGGCCGACGAGCTGGTGGCCGTGCACGGGCAGACCGACCAGCAGGGACTGCTGAAGCTGTCCCGGCAGCGGCAGGCGCTCGACCGGTACGCCGGGGACGCGGTCGCCGTACCGCTGGCCAAGTACGGCGAGGCCTACAGGCGGCTGCGGGCCGTCTCCGCCGAGCTCGACGAGATCACCACGCGTGCGCGCGAGCGGGCCCAGGAGGCCGACATGCTCCGCTACGGGCTCGACGAGATCGCCGCCGTCGAACCCCGCCCGGGGGAGGACACCGAGCTGGCCGAGGAGGCCGAGCGGCTGGGCCACGCCGAGGCGCTGGCGTCCGCCGCCGCGGCCGCCCACGCCGCCCTGGCGGGCAATCCGGAGGACCCCGAGGGCGTCGACGCTTCCACGCTCGTCGCGGGCGCCCACCGGGCCCTGGAGGCCGTACGGTCGCACGATCCGGCGCTGGCCGCGCTCGCCGAGCGGATCGGGGAGATCGGCATCCTGCTCGGTGACGTGGCCGGGGAGCTGGCCGGGTACGCCGACGACCTCGACGCCGACCCGCTGCGGCTGACGGCGGTCGAGGAGCGGCGGGCCGCGCTGAACGCGCTGACCCGGAAGTACGGCGAGGACGTGGCCGAGGTGCTCGCCTGGGCCGAGCGCGGCGCCGCCCGGCTGACCGAGCTGCAGGGCGACGACACGCGGATCGAGGAACTGACCGCCGAACGGGACGCGCTGCGGGCGGAACTCGGCGGGCTCGCGCAGGCCCTCAGCGACGCGCGGGCCGAGGCCGCCGAACGGTTCGCCGCCGCCGTCACGGCGGAGCTGGCCTCGCTGGCCATGCCCCACGCGCGCGTGTCCTTCGCCATCCGGCAGACCGAGGACCCCGAGGGCGTGGAGGTCGGCGGGCGGACCGTGGCGTACGGGCCGTCCGGTGTCGACGAGGTCGAGCTGCTGCTCGCGCCCCACCCGGGGGCGCCGGCCCGGCCCATCGCCAAGGGCGCCTCCGGCGGTGAGCTGTCCCGGGTGATGCTGGCCGTCGAGGTCGTGTTCGCGGGCACCGATCCGGTGCCGACGTACCTCTTCGACGAGGTCGACGCGGGGGTCGGCGGCAAGGCCGCGGTCGAGATCGGGCGGCGGCTGGCACGGCTGGCCAGGACCGCGCAGGTCGTCGTGGTGACGCACCTGCCGCAGGTGGCCGCGTTCGCCGACCGGCAGCTGCTGGTGGAGAAGACCAACGACGGCTCGGTCACGCGGTCCGGGGTGAAGGTGCTGGAGGGCGAGGAGCGGATCCGGGAGCTGTCCCGGATGCTGGCGGGGCAGGAGGACTCCGAGACCGCCCGGGCCCATGCGGAGGAGTTGCTGGCGGCGGCTCGGGCCGACGCGGGCTAG
- a CDS encoding TlyA family RNA methyltransferase, with amino-acid sequence MAGVARRRLDAELVRRKLARSREHASQLIAAGRVSVGRTVATKPATQVETAAAIVVASDDNDPEYVSRGGHKLAGALEVFVPRGLAVEGRRALDAGASTGGFTDVLLRAGAAHVVAVDVGYGQLAWTLQSDERVTVKDRTNVRELTLDAIDGEPVDLVVGDLSFIPLGLVLPALVRCARADADLVMMVKPQFEVGKERLGSGGVVRSPQLRAEAVRAVAGKAWELGLGVRGVTASPLPGPSGNVEYFLWLRAGAPELDPADVDRAVAEGPR; translated from the coding sequence GTGGCAGGAGTCGCACGCCGCCGTCTCGACGCGGAGCTGGTCCGCCGGAAGCTCGCGCGCTCGCGTGAGCACGCCAGCCAGCTGATCGCCGCGGGGCGGGTCTCCGTCGGCCGGACCGTCGCGACCAAGCCCGCCACGCAGGTGGAGACCGCGGCGGCCATCGTCGTCGCCTCCGACGACAACGACCCCGAGTACGTCTCCCGGGGCGGGCACAAGCTCGCCGGGGCGCTGGAGGTCTTCGTACCGCGGGGACTGGCCGTCGAGGGGCGGCGGGCGCTGGACGCCGGGGCGTCCACCGGCGGCTTCACGGATGTGCTGCTGCGCGCGGGCGCGGCCCACGTCGTCGCGGTCGACGTCGGCTACGGGCAGCTCGCCTGGACCCTGCAGAGCGATGAACGCGTGACCGTGAAGGACCGTACGAATGTGCGGGAGCTGACGCTCGACGCGATCGACGGGGAGCCGGTGGACCTGGTCGTGGGGGATCTCTCCTTCATCCCGCTCGGGCTGGTGCTGCCCGCGCTGGTGCGGTGCGCGAGGGCGGACGCCGACCTCGTGATGATGGTCAAGCCGCAGTTCGAGGTGGGGAAGGAGCGACTGGGCAGCGGGGGTGTCGTACGGAGTCCGCAGCTGCGGGCGGAGGCCGTGCGGGCAGTGGCCGGGAAGGCATGGGAGCTGGGGCTCGGGGTGCGGGGGGTCACCGCCAGTCCGCTGCCCGGTCCTTCCGGGAATGTCGAGTACTTTCTGTGGCTGCGGGCCGGTGCTCCGGAGCTGGACCCGGCCGACGTTGACCGTGCAGTGGCGGAGGGGCCGCGTTGA
- a CDS encoding tetratricopeptide repeat protein, translated as MPIPEDVTGDEIDKDVRQELQSLPKTLAEDVAKNLVMVARLIDEDPEGAYGYSKVALRLASRVAAVREAAGFAAYANQKYAEALAEFRAARRMTGTVELWPLMADCERGLGRPEKALDMAGAPEVHKLDKAGQVEMRLVAAGARRDMGQLDAAIVTLQSPELASSAVQPWTARLRYAYADALLAAGREREAREWFAKAVEADRDGSTDASDRLAELDGVEFVDALDEDGTGGEPDRGEDGTRD; from the coding sequence CTGCCGATCCCGGAGGACGTCACCGGCGACGAGATCGACAAGGACGTGCGGCAGGAGCTCCAGAGCCTGCCCAAGACGCTCGCCGAGGACGTCGCCAAGAACCTGGTGATGGTCGCACGGCTGATCGACGAGGACCCCGAGGGGGCGTACGGCTACTCCAAGGTCGCGCTGCGGCTGGCATCGCGGGTCGCGGCGGTGCGGGAGGCGGCCGGGTTCGCTGCGTACGCCAACCAGAAGTACGCCGAGGCGCTGGCCGAGTTCCGGGCGGCGCGGCGGATGACCGGGACCGTGGAGCTGTGGCCGCTGATGGCGGACTGCGAGCGCGGACTCGGGCGGCCGGAGAAGGCCCTGGACATGGCGGGTGCGCCGGAGGTGCACAAGCTGGACAAGGCCGGGCAGGTGGAGATGCGGCTCGTCGCGGCCGGCGCCCGCCGTGACATGGGGCAGCTGGACGCGGCCATCGTGACCTTGCAGAGCCCGGAGCTGGCCTCCAGCGCCGTACAGCCGTGGACCGCGCGGCTGCGGTACGCCTACGCCGACGCGCTGCTCGCGGCCGGCCGGGAGCGCGAGGCGCGGGAGTGGTTCGCCAAGGCCGTGGAGGCGGACCGGGACGGCAGCACCGACGCGTCGGACCGGCTCGCCGAGCTGGACGGGGTGGAGTTCGTCGACGCGCTCGACGAGGACGGCACGGGCGGCGAGCCGGACCGGGGCGAGGACGGTACTCGCGACTGA
- a CDS encoding ABC transporter ATP-binding protein: MSAPWPNNRRSTVNRLSAENVTLAYDQRVIAEQLSVEIPDHSFTVIVGPNACGKSTLLRALSRMLKPSEGRVLLDGQVIQSMPAKKVARTLGLLPQSSIAPDGITVADLVGRGRYPHQGLLRQWSSEDERVVRESMAQTGVAELADRYVDELSGGQRQRVWIAMALAQQTPLLLLDEPTTYLDIQHQIDVLDLCAELHEEQGRTLVAVLHDLNHAARYATHLIALRGGEVIAQGAPNDIVTAELVERVFGLRCQVVDDPETGTPLVVPAARRARTAGRARGAKVAATAAS; this comes from the coding sequence ATGAGCGCCCCCTGGCCGAACAACCGAAGGAGCACCGTGAACCGCCTGTCCGCCGAGAACGTCACCCTCGCCTACGACCAGCGGGTCATCGCCGAACAGCTCTCGGTGGAGATCCCCGACCACTCCTTCACCGTGATCGTCGGCCCCAACGCGTGCGGCAAGTCCACGCTGCTGCGGGCGCTGTCACGGATGCTGAAGCCGAGCGAGGGCCGGGTGCTGCTCGACGGGCAGGTCATCCAGTCGATGCCGGCGAAGAAGGTCGCCCGCACCCTCGGCCTGCTGCCGCAGTCGTCGATCGCTCCCGACGGCATCACCGTCGCCGATCTGGTCGGCCGCGGCCGGTACCCGCACCAGGGCCTGCTGCGCCAGTGGTCGAGCGAGGACGAGCGGGTCGTGCGGGAGTCCATGGCGCAGACCGGGGTGGCCGAGCTGGCCGACCGGTACGTCGACGAACTGTCCGGCGGCCAGCGGCAGCGGGTGTGGATCGCGATGGCGCTCGCCCAGCAGACCCCGCTGCTGCTGCTCGACGAGCCGACCACCTACCTCGACATCCAGCACCAGATCGACGTGCTCGACCTCTGCGCCGAACTGCACGAGGAGCAGGGCCGCACGCTCGTCGCCGTGCTGCACGACCTCAACCACGCGGCCCGGTACGCCACCCACCTCATCGCGCTGCGCGGCGGCGAGGTGATCGCCCAGGGCGCGCCGAACGACATCGTCACCGCCGAGCTGGTCGAGCGGGTCTTCGGGCTGCGCTGCCAGGTCGTCGACGACCCGGAGACCGGTACGCCGCTGGTGGTGCCGGCCGCGCGCAGGGCTCGCACGGCCGGCCGGGCCCGCGGCGCGAAGGTGGCGGCTACAGCAGCTTCCTGA
- a CDS encoding DUF1015 family protein, with product MNTAGHSEATARRGLELTPFRGLRYDPDRVGSLAAVTSPPYDVVVRPDGLHHLEAADPHNIVRLILPQAATPAERNEQAAGTLRRWLADGVLAADPEPGLYVYEQQDGAGLLQRGIIGALRVSEPSESVVLPHEDVMPHVVADRAALMRATEANLEPLLLTYRGNGSAAGATAVVERTADLPPLLATTTEDGHQHRLWSVTDPADVAAVQADLARHQALIADGHHRWATYRRLRAEHTSPSPWDYGLVLLVDTARYPLRVRAIHRLLHGLPVAGALAALDGLFRVRHLDAPLTEALDLLGDAARDGNAYLLAGDGGYHLVDRPDPALLARTVPAGRPEAWRSLDATVLHATLLEHVWRIPEDSPAHIAYIHDAAATVAKAEHDGGTAVLLHPVREEVVRDLARQGVTMPRKSTSFGPKPASGLVLRALGI from the coding sequence ATGAACACAGCAGGTCACTCGGAAGCAACGGCGCGCCGAGGCCTGGAACTCACCCCGTTCCGAGGCCTGCGCTACGACCCCGACCGGGTCGGCAGCCTGGCGGCCGTGACATCACCGCCGTACGACGTCGTGGTCCGCCCCGACGGCCTGCACCACCTGGAGGCCGCCGACCCGCACAACATCGTCCGGCTCATCCTTCCCCAGGCCGCCACCCCCGCCGAGCGCAACGAACAGGCCGCCGGCACCCTGCGCCGCTGGCTCGCCGACGGCGTCCTGGCCGCCGACCCCGAGCCCGGCCTGTACGTCTACGAGCAGCAGGACGGCGCCGGCCTCCTGCAACGGGGCATCATCGGCGCCCTGCGCGTCTCCGAACCGTCGGAATCCGTGGTCCTGCCCCACGAGGACGTCATGCCGCACGTCGTCGCCGACCGCGCCGCCCTGATGCGCGCCACCGAGGCGAACCTGGAACCGCTGCTGCTGACCTACCGCGGCAACGGCTCGGCGGCCGGCGCCACCGCCGTCGTCGAGCGCACGGCGGACCTGCCCCCGCTGCTGGCCACCACCACGGAGGACGGCCACCAGCACCGCCTGTGGTCCGTGACCGACCCCGCCGACGTGGCCGCGGTCCAGGCCGACCTCGCCCGCCACCAGGCACTCATCGCCGACGGCCACCACCGCTGGGCGACCTACCGCCGGCTCCGCGCCGAGCACACCTCCCCCAGCCCCTGGGACTACGGCCTGGTCCTGCTCGTCGACACCGCCCGCTACCCCCTGCGCGTGCGCGCCATCCACCGTCTCCTGCACGGCCTGCCCGTCGCCGGCGCCCTCGCCGCCCTCGACGGCCTGTTCCGCGTACGCCACCTCGACGCGCCCCTCACCGAAGCGCTCGACCTGCTCGGCGACGCCGCCCGGGACGGCAACGCCTACCTCCTCGCCGGTGACGGCGGCTACCACCTCGTCGACCGCCCGGACCCGGCCCTGCTGGCCCGCACCGTCCCCGCCGGCCGCCCCGAGGCCTGGCGTTCCCTGGACGCCACCGTCCTGCACGCCACGCTCCTGGAGCACGTCTGGCGCATCCCCGAGGACTCCCCGGCCCACATCGCCTACATCCACGACGCCGCCGCCACGGTGGCCAAGGCGGAGCACGACGGCGGCACGGCCGTCCTCCTGCACCCGGTGCGCGAGGAGGTCGTCCGCGACCTCGCCCGCCAGGGCGTCACCATGCCCCGCAAGTCCACCTCGTTCGGCCCGAAACCCGCCTCGGGCCTGGTGCTGCGCGCCCTGGGCATCTGA
- a CDS encoding FecCD family ABC transporter permease: MKSAEKSTGGGAAHGAARALRTPGGLSVRVDVRAVTVVVLLLAAAFTASVLLIGTGDFPMSAGDVLKTLLGGGDPGQQFIVNELRLPRVLVGLLVGASLGLGGALFQAISRNPLGSPDILGLGQGATAGALVVIVLFSGSASEVTLGALVGGLVTGLSIYALAWKRGVHGYRLVLVGIGISAIVTAVNGYLMTKADLVDASRALVWMTGSLSGRDWAQVWPLTALCAVLVPLVLANARGLRMMEMGDDVSNALGVRVERVRMLLMVSAVLLTAAATAAAGPVSFVALTAPQLARRLTRSPGPNLLPSLCMGAALLVTADWVSQRLFGADQLPVGVVTGVVGGVYLLWLLVTERRAGRI; this comes from the coding sequence GTGAAGAGTGCAGAGAAGAGCACGGGGGGCGGCGCGGCGCACGGCGCGGCCCGCGCCCTGCGCACCCCGGGCGGGCTGTCCGTGCGGGTGGACGTCCGGGCCGTCACGGTGGTCGTGCTGCTGCTGGCCGCCGCGTTCACCGCGAGCGTGCTGCTGATCGGCACCGGCGACTTCCCGATGTCCGCCGGTGACGTGCTGAAGACCCTGCTGGGCGGCGGCGACCCCGGTCAGCAGTTCATCGTCAACGAGCTGCGGCTGCCGCGGGTGCTGGTCGGGCTGCTGGTCGGGGCCTCGCTCGGGCTCGGCGGCGCGCTGTTCCAGGCCATCTCCCGCAATCCGCTGGGCAGTCCGGACATCCTCGGGCTCGGGCAGGGGGCGACGGCCGGGGCGCTCGTGGTGATCGTGCTGTTCTCCGGCAGCGCCTCCGAGGTGACCCTGGGTGCCCTCGTGGGCGGTCTGGTGACCGGTCTCTCCATCTATGCGCTCGCCTGGAAGCGGGGGGTGCACGGCTACCGGCTGGTCCTCGTCGGCATCGGCATCTCGGCGATCGTCACGGCCGTCAACGGCTATCTGATGACCAAGGCCGACCTGGTCGACGCATCGCGCGCTCTCGTCTGGATGACCGGCTCGCTCAGCGGCCGGGACTGGGCGCAGGTCTGGCCGCTGACGGCGCTGTGCGCCGTGCTCGTCCCGCTCGTCCTCGCCAACGCGCGCGGGCTGCGGATGATGGAGATGGGCGACGACGTCTCCAACGCCCTCGGGGTGCGCGTGGAGCGCGTACGGATGCTGCTGATGGTGTCCGCCGTCCTGCTCACCGCGGCCGCCACCGCCGCCGCCGGCCCGGTCAGCTTCGTGGCGCTCACCGCGCCGCAGCTCGCCCGGCGGCTGACCCGCTCGCCCGGCCCGAACCTGCTGCCGTCGCTGTGCATGGGCGCCGCGCTGCTGGTCACCGCCGACTGGGTGTCGCAGCGGCTGTTCGGCGCCGACCAGCTGCCCGTGGGCGTGGTCACCGGCGTCGTCGGCGGCGTGTACCTGCTGTGGCTGCTGGTCACCGAGCGCCGGGCGGGCCGGATATGA